Part of the Sinomonas atrocyanea genome is shown below.
GAGGATGATCCGGGACTCGGGGTACTCGGACTGCAGCTGGCGCACGATCTGCGCCGTCGAGTCCTTGGACATGTTGTCGACCACGATGATCTCGTGCGCCGGGACCGACTGGTAGATGGCCGCGGTGACGCACTGGCGGATGACGCTCTCCTCGTTGTACGCCGGCACGACGATCGACACGCTCGGCGGCTCGGAAGCAGCCGCCGTGGCGGGGAGGGCAGGGTCCGGGGACATCACCACAAATCTAGCAAAGGCCCCCGCACTGTGGCGGCGTGGGGGCCATCCCGCCCTTGGATGACGGGGCATGGAAAACGGGCGCGGAAGACGCAGCCATGGCGTCTCCCGCGCCCGTCTCAGGGGGAGGAAGAGGGCGTCAGGCGCCCGGGGTCTCCTTGCCCTCCCCGCCGTTGGACGCGGCGTGGATGTTCTTCATGGCCGTCGTGGCATCCGGGGCGACGTGCTTGCCCTCGCCCGCCGCGGCGTTCTCGGCGGCGTCCTTCTCCGCGGCCTCCTCGCCGGCCTTCTCGCCCTCGAGGACTGCGGCCTGGCCGGCGTCGAGCTCGGCGGCCGCCTCCGCCTCGGCCGCAGCCGGGGCCTCGTCGACCGGCTTCTCAGCCGTGACGACGCGATCGGTGGTCGGGGCGCCGCCGGCGGGAACCGGGGACGGTGTGGCCGCGCTGCCCGTGGCGCTCGACGCGGTCGGCGCGGCCGGCTGGGGAGCCGGGGTCACCGGGGCGGGGGTCTTCCACGGGTCCTCCACCGGCTTGGCGGCCTTCCATGCCGCGACACCGGCAGCGACTGCGGCCGTGATGACGCCGAAGATCAGCAGGCCGCGGCCCTTCTTCTTCGGGGCCGGCCCGGAGATCTCCTTCGCGGCGTTGCGGACCGCCTTCTGGGCGGTGCTCACCGCTTCCTTCGCGGCCGCATCGGCCTGGCGCACCACGCCGGAGTCGGCGAGCCTCTGCGCTACGGCATCGACCCGTTCCGGGGCGGTGGAGAGGCCGCGGTTCACGGAGTCCGCCGCGTGGGCGATGCCCTCCGAGATCTTCGGGAGGTACTCGTCGGCGGCACCCTTGATCGCCGGGACCGCCCGGTCCACCGCGTGGTGGAGGTGCGGGGCGGCGCTGTCCACCGCGTCGGTGATGCGCGGCGCGAGCTGGGAGAGGCTGTCCTGGATCTTCGGCGTCACGGTGGCCACGCCCTCGGCGATGTTGTGCGCCGCGGACTTGATGCCTTCCTGGATCCGCGGGGACGCCGAGTCGAGTCCCTGCTGGATTCTCGGGACGGCCCACTGCACTGCCGCGTCGACACGGGGCTGGGCCCAGTCGCGGGCGTTCTCGACGCCGGCGCTCACATTCTGCTGGACGTCGCGGGCAAGCGACTCGGACGCGTTCAGGCTCTTCTCGACTGGTTTCTTCACGGCTACCTCCGGGAGTCTGCTGGACCAACGCCAGCCTACGTGCCACACGTGGCATAGGCTACGGTCACACGGCCGGAGCGCCCGCGGCGTTCCCGGATTTCACCGAGCGCGGAACCGTACCCGCACCCGGAGACGGGCCGCTGCCCCGTGGAAGAATGGCCGCCATGAGCGCAATCGCAACTGCCAAGGCAACCATCCACACGAACCACGGCGACATCGTGGTCAACCTCTTCGGCAACCACGCCCCGAAGACGGTCAAGAACTTCGTGGGCCTCGCGACCGGCGAGCAGGCCTGGACGCACCCCGAGACCGGCGAGGAGAAGACGGGCACGCCGCTCTACAACGGCACTGTCTTCCACCGCATCATCAAGGACTTCATGATCCAGGGCGGCGATCCGCTCGGCAAGGGCATCGGCGGCCCGGGCTACCGCTTCGATGACGAGATCCACCCCGAGCTGAACTTCAAGGAGCCGTACAAGCTCGCGATGGCGAACGCCGGCATCCAGGGCGGCAAGGGCACCAACGGCTCCCAGTTCTTCATCACGACGGTCGACACCAGCTGGCTCTACGGCAAGCACACGATCTTCGGCGAGGTCGCCGACGACGCGTCGAAGAAGGTCGTCGACGAGATCGAGGCCGTCCGCACCGGCATGCAGGACCGCCCGGTCGAGGACGTCGTGATCAGCTCGATCGACATCGAGCAGCTCTGACCGGCCGACATGACTGAAGGAAGCCCGGCGGCCGGCCCCGAGGCCGTCCCCGTCTGCCCCCGCCACCCTGACCGCGTCTCCTACGTGACGTGCCAGCGGTGCGGCCGGCCGGCGTGCCCCGAGTGCCAGCGGCCGGCCGCCGTGGGCTTCCAGTGCGTGGACTGCGTCCGCGAGCTCTCCGGCGCCGCGCGCGCCCCGCAGACGATGTACGGAGGCCGGGCACAGCCCGGGAGCCGGCCCGTCGTCACCATCGGCATCATCGCGGTGTGCGTGCTCGTGTACGCGCTGCAGTGGATCATCCCGGGGAACGCCGTCTATGTCGACTTCGCCTACGCGAACTCGGCCCCCCTCACCGCGGCGGAGCCGTGGCGCATGCTCACGAGCGCGTTCCTCCACTCGCAGGGCTTCGTCCTCCACATTGCCCTGAACATGTACATGCTGTGGCTGTTCGGCCAGGCACTCGAGCCGCTCCTGGGCCGGGCCCGGTTCCTGGCCGTGTACCTGCTCTCGGCCATCGGCGGGTCGGTCGGATTCCTGCTGCTCGCCCCGGGGCAGCCCGTCGCCGTCATCGGTGCCTCGGGGGCGATCTTCGGCCTGTTCGGCGGTCTGTTCGTGGTGCAGCGCCAGCGCGGCGGGGACGTCCGCCAGCTCGTCGTGCTGATCGCCATCAACGCGGTGCTCGGCTTCGTGGTCCCCGGGATCGCCTGGCAGGCGCACCTGGGCGGCCTGGTCACCGGGGCGTTGACGACGGCGGCCATCGCCTACGCGCCGCGCGGGCGCTCCCGCGTCGTGGTCCAGATCGGCGGCCTCGTCGGGGTCGCCGTCCTCCTGGTTCTCGCGACGGTCGTGAAGGTCTCGAGCGGGCCCGCCCTCGGGGGCATCTCGCTGTAGCTGCGCCGGGCGGCCCGTCGCCGTGGCACCCCTGTGGAGGTCATTTCTCCACAGGGGTTTTCCACATCTGTGCACAAGCGCTCCGAGCGCTGCCGGGAGCCGTAACCCCGCCGCGGCGCGGCCGGGGCGGTCCGTGGGGAAGCCTCGGGGGCCCGTCCGGCGGTGCCAGTCCCCAGCCTGTGGACAAGATGCGGCCGCGCCTGTGGACGGTGGTGGACTCAGGCTCCGCCCGAGGCGAGGAGTTCGTCGAGCCGCTGGTAGCCCTCGTTCATGCCGTCGGTCATCCCGGCGGCCAGCATGGCGTCCCGTGCCTCGACCGTCTGGAAGGACGAGTGGACGCTGAGCCGGCACCGGCCCCCGTCGAGGTCCTCGAGGACGGCGGCGTCGAGGGAGACGTGCCCCGGGGCACCCTCGAACTCGAAGGTCTGGACCATGCGGCGCGGTGCGGTCAGCTCGTGGAAGGACCCGTGGAAGCTGTAGCCCGTGCCCTGGGCGTCCGTCTGGGTGAAGCGGTACGAACCGCCGCTGCGGGCATCGAAGTGGTCGATGACCGTGGTGTAGGCGCGGGGACCGATCCACTGGGCGAAGAGTGCGGGATCGGTGTGCGCACGGAATACGCGCTCCGCCGGGGCGTCGAACTCCCGGACGACGTCGACGAAGGGCAGCCCGGGTTCGGCGGTCACGGTCGAGGCCTGGGTGGCAGTCATGGCTGGTGTCCTCTCTGCTGCGCGGCGGTCTGGTCCGCCTCCCGTCCGCCTTCGTGCTCGGCCTGGGCTGCGAGGACGGCATCGAGGCGACGGTACTTCTCCTCGGTGCGCACGCGGTAGGCATCGATCCACGCGGCCAGCGGGCCGAAGGCGGTCGGTTCCAAGTGGCAGGGGCGGCGCTGGGCGTCGCGGCTGCGGGTGATCAGGCCGGCGTCCTCGAGCACCCTCAGGTGCTTGGAGACGGCCTGGAGGGTCACGGCGAACGGCGCCGCGAGCTCATTGACCGTGGCGTCCCCCAGGGCGAGGCGCGCCACGAGCCTCCTGCGGAGGGGATCTGCCAGCGCCGCGAAGGCACGGTTGAGCTGGTCTTCCTCGGTGGGCGTCACGGGCGGGGCGGCGTGCATCCTGCTCGACCTCCGGTGTGCGCCGCGTTTCGGGAGCGCACCATCAATGCCTCGGTTGTTCAACCGATCGGTTGAATACAATCACGCTACGCCGCCCCTGCGGTGCCGTCAAGGGTCTTCCGTCCACAGGGGATATCCACAGTGTGCGTAACTTACAGGGGTGTAGTTCGGGGCGCGGGGCGCGTCGTCCCGGGTCCTGTCCGCCCATCGCGTGCCCGGGGCCGCGACTTGTCCCCACCCTGTGGATAACTCTGGGCATAACGCTGTTGACAACGGAGAGGGGCTCCTCCCCGATGTCGGCGGCCCGGCGTAGGCTCGGCCTTAGGAGGTAGTTGGCGTGAGCAATCTTGAACTCGACCCGCCCGAGACCCTCTGCGCGGACGAGCCTGCCGCGCA
Proteins encoded:
- a CDS encoding peptidylprolyl isomerase; its protein translation is MSAIATAKATIHTNHGDIVVNLFGNHAPKTVKNFVGLATGEQAWTHPETGEEKTGTPLYNGTVFHRIIKDFMIQGGDPLGKGIGGPGYRFDDEIHPELNFKEPYKLAMANAGIQGGKGTNGSQFFITTVDTSWLYGKHTIFGEVADDASKKVVDEIEAVRTGMQDRPVEDVVISSIDIEQL
- a CDS encoding SRPBCC family protein, with translation MTATQASTVTAEPGLPFVDVVREFDAPAERVFRAHTDPALFAQWIGPRAYTTVIDHFDARSGGSYRFTQTDAQGTGYSFHGSFHELTAPRRMVQTFEFEGAPGHVSLDAAVLEDLDGGRCRLSVHSSFQTVEARDAMLAAGMTDGMNEGYQRLDELLASGGA
- a CDS encoding ArsR/SmtB family transcription factor yields the protein MHAAPPVTPTEEDQLNRAFAALADPLRRRLVARLALGDATVNELAAPFAVTLQAVSKHLRVLEDAGLITRSRDAQRRPCHLEPTAFGPLAAWIDAYRVRTEEKYRRLDAVLAAQAEHEGGREADQTAAQQRGHQP
- a CDS encoding rhomboid family intramembrane serine protease, which encodes MTEGSPAAGPEAVPVCPRHPDRVSYVTCQRCGRPACPECQRPAAVGFQCVDCVRELSGAARAPQTMYGGRAQPGSRPVVTIGIIAVCVLVYALQWIIPGNAVYVDFAYANSAPLTAAEPWRMLTSAFLHSQGFVLHIALNMYMLWLFGQALEPLLGRARFLAVYLLSAIGGSVGFLLLAPGQPVAVIGASGAIFGLFGGLFVVQRQRGGDVRQLVVLIAINAVLGFVVPGIAWQAHLGGLVTGALTTAAIAYAPRGRSRVVVQIGGLVGVAVLLVLATVVKVSSGPALGGISL